Proteins from one Deinococcus sp. AB2017081 genomic window:
- a CDS encoding STM4015 family protein: MTISEHLTEFGGLQVRQWNPGDPLGDPATTIHRISVDWDDEQPWVQKFRAFLELPGVGASRGFVVGWWGTEDSEAPAADVVEALVAAHAALPELRVLFLGDVTYEENEISWIQQADLSPLLAAYPHLTHLGVRGGNNLSLGRLSLPELRHLIVQTGGLDVSVVREVMTAELPVLEHLELFLGTEGYGANSSVDDLTPVLDGTLFPKLTYLGLKNSDHQDQIAQVLADAPVLTRLEELDLSLGVLTDEGGQALLGSQAVRGLKKLHLVHHFMSEDMVARLEALPVQVDVSERQEDDDDWRFVALGE, encoded by the coding sequence ATGACCATCAGCGAGCACCTGACGGAGTTCGGCGGTTTGCAAGTGCGGCAGTGGAATCCCGGCGACCCGCTGGGTGATCCGGCCACCACCATCCACCGCATCAGCGTGGACTGGGACGACGAGCAGCCGTGGGTGCAGAAGTTCCGGGCGTTCCTGGAGCTGCCCGGCGTGGGGGCGTCACGCGGCTTCGTGGTGGGCTGGTGGGGCACCGAGGACAGCGAGGCCCCGGCCGCGGACGTGGTCGAGGCGCTGGTGGCCGCCCACGCCGCCCTGCCCGAGCTGCGCGTGCTGTTCCTCGGTGACGTCACCTACGAGGAGAACGAGATCTCGTGGATCCAGCAGGCCGACCTGTCGCCGCTGCTGGCGGCGTACCCGCACCTCACACACCTGGGCGTGCGCGGCGGGAACAACCTGAGCCTGGGGCGGCTGAGCCTGCCAGAGCTTCGGCACCTGATCGTGCAGACCGGTGGCCTGGACGTGTCGGTGGTGCGGGAGGTCATGACGGCCGAACTGCCCGTGCTGGAGCACCTGGAGCTGTTCCTGGGCACCGAGGGCTACGGGGCCAACAGCAGCGTGGACGACCTGACGCCGGTGCTGGACGGCACACTGTTCCCGAAGCTGACGTACCTGGGCCTGAAGAACAGCGACCACCAGGATCAGATCGCGCAGGTACTGGCCGACGCGCCGGTGCTGACCCGCCTGGAGGAACTCGACCTGTCGCTGGGTGTCCTGACCGACGAGGGCGGCCAGGCCCTGCTGGGTAGCCAGGCCGTGCGCGGCCTGAAAAAGCTGCATCTGGTGCACCACTTCATGTCCGAGGACATGGTCGCCCGCCTGGAGGCGCTGCCGGTGCAGGTCGATGTCAGTGAGCGCCAGGAGGATGACGACGACTGGCGGTTCGTGGCCCTGGGTGAGTGA